In Bacteroides coprosuis DSM 18011, the following are encoded in one genomic region:
- a CDS encoding pseudouridine synthase Rsu (COGs: COG1187 16S rRNA uridine-516 pseudouridylate synthase and related pseudouridylate synthase~InterPro IPR000748:IPR002942:IPR006145~KEGG: bfs:BF3791 putative ribosomal large subunit pseudouridine synthase~PFAM: RNA-binding S4; Pseudouridine synthase, RsuA and RluB/C/D/E/F~SMART: RNA-binding S4~SPTR: Pseudouridine synthase;~TIGRFAM: Pseudouridine synthase, RsuA/RluB/E/F~IMG reference gene:2504105837~PFAM: RNA pseudouridylate synthase; S4 domain~TIGRFAM: pseudouridine synthase): MNKENENWQDSPQTGREANRENKKSLYRRGDKSSQAPRSNYRRREEGEGSNRPSYNQYPKRNYSRQDGDNRNYRSSYSRNLDEGNRYDGNAYSEGRRDNWRGGDNKRSYGNERREYTPRYNRDNQDGDNRGGYSRGYDNNRGGYDRNSDYRSRKPSFSSDRREGDYSRPYRRRTEDYDPNAKYSKRKQIEYKQQFVDPNEPIRLNKYLANAGVCSRREADEFIETGAVTVNGEIVKELGTKVKRSDEVKFNGELVSIEKKVYVLLNKPKDCVTTMDDPQERQTVMDFVKNACDERIYPVGRLDRKTTGVLLLTNDGDLASKLTHPKYDKKKIYHVTLDRNIVKADLEKIAEGIELEDGLIKADEVGYTDEFKRNQVGIEIHSGKNRIVRRIFESLGYRVTKLDRVYFAGLTKKGLRRGQWRYLSEQEVSFLKMGSFE, from the coding sequence ATGAACAAAGAAAACGAAAATTGGCAAGACTCTCCGCAGACTGGCCGTGAGGCGAATAGAGAAAACAAAAAGAGCCTTTATCGTCGTGGCGATAAATCCTCTCAGGCCCCTCGTTCAAACTATCGTAGGAGAGAAGAAGGAGAAGGAAGTAATCGTCCTTCATATAATCAGTATCCAAAAAGAAATTACTCCCGTCAAGACGGAGATAATCGAAACTATCGCTCTTCATACTCACGTAATTTAGACGAAGGCAATCGTTATGATGGTAACGCTTACTCTGAAGGAAGAAGAGATAATTGGAGAGGAGGAGATAATAAACGCTCTTATGGAAATGAGAGAAGAGAATATACTCCAAGATATAATAGAGATAATCAAGACGGAGACAATAGAGGTGGTTATAGCAGAGGCTATGATAATAATAGAGGGGGATATGATCGTAACTCGGATTACCGCTCAAGAAAACCAAGTTTTTCTTCTGATAGGAGAGAAGGAGACTATAGTCGTCCTTATAGACGCCGTACTGAAGACTATGATCCTAACGCAAAATATTCTAAACGTAAACAAATAGAATATAAACAACAATTTGTTGATCCTAATGAGCCTATTCGTTTAAATAAATATTTAGCTAATGCTGGAGTGTGTTCTAGAAGAGAAGCTGATGAATTTATTGAAACAGGTGCTGTTACAGTGAATGGTGAAATTGTTAAGGAGTTGGGAACGAAAGTGAAACGCTCTGATGAAGTGAAGTTCAATGGTGAATTAGTTTCTATTGAAAAGAAAGTATATGTTCTATTGAATAAGCCTAAAGATTGTGTTACAACAATGGATGATCCACAAGAAAGACAAACTGTAATGGATTTTGTTAAAAATGCTTGTGATGAAAGAATTTATCCAGTAGGGCGTCTAGATAGAAAAACAACAGGAGTTTTGTTGTTGACTAATGATGGAGATTTGGCCTCTAAGTTGACTCATCCCAAATATGATAAAAAGAAAATTTATCATGTTACGTTGGATAGAAACATAGTGAAGGCTGATTTAGAGAAAATAGCTGAAGGTATTGAGCTTGAAGATGGTCTGATTAAGGCTGACGAGGTGGGTTACACCGATGAGTTTAAACGCAATCAGGTGGGTATTGAAATTCACTCTGGTAAGAATCGTATTGTTCGCCGTATCTTTGAATCTCTAGGTTATAGAGTGACAAAGTTAGATCGTGTTTACTTTGCAGGATTGACTAAGAAAGGTTTACGAAGAGGTCAATGGCGCTATCTATCAGAACAAGAAGTTTCGTTCTTGAAAATGGGATCTTTTGAATAA
- a CDS encoding Asparaginyl-tRNA synthetase (COGs: COG0017 Aspartyl/asparaginyl-tRNA synthetase~HAMAP: Asparaginyl-tRNA synthetase, class IIb~InterPro IPR004522:IPR004365:IPR004364~KEGG: bfr:BF4016 asparaginyl-tRNA synthetase~PFAM: Aminoacyl-tRNA synthetase, class II (D/K/N); Nucleic acid binding, OB-fold, tRNA/helicase-type~PRIAM: Asparagine--tRNA ligase~SPTR: Asparaginyl-tRNA synthetase;~TIGRFAM: Asparaginyl-tRNA synthetase, class IIb~IMG reference gene:2504105836~PFAM: tRNA synthetases class II (D, K and N); OB-fold nucleic acid binding domain~TIGRFAM: asparaginyl-tRNA synthetase) gives MEIISRTRIVDLLKREDFGAMVNVKGWVRTRRGSKKVNFIALNDGSTINNVQLVVDLGEFDEELLKKITTGACISVNGVLTESMGKGQNAEIQVKEIEVLGVCDSSFPLQKKGHSLEFLREIAHLRPRTNTFGAVFRIRHNMAYAIHKYFHDRGFFYFHTPLITGSDAEGAGEMFQVTTLDLNNVPKDENGKINYKEDFFGKEANLTVSGQLEGELAATALGAIYTFGPTFRAENSNTPRHLAEFWMIEPEVAFNDNNDNMNLAEDFIKYCVQWALDNCMDDLKFLNEHFDKGLIERLQGVVKVEFKRATYTEGIKVLEEAVAKGHKFEFPVYWGADLASEHERFLVEEHYKRPVIMTDYPKEIKAFYMKQNEDGKTVRGMDVLFPKIGEIIGGSEREVDYDTLMQRVEENHIPLKDMWWYLDTRKYGSCPHSGFGLGFERLLLFVTGMSNIRDVIPFPRTPNNADF, from the coding sequence ATGGAAATAATTAGTAGAACAAGAATTGTTGACCTGCTGAAGAGAGAAGACTTTGGTGCTATGGTCAATGTTAAAGGGTGGGTACGTACTCGCAGAGGTAGTAAAAAGGTAAACTTTATCGCACTTAATGATGGTTCTACAATCAATAATGTACAGTTAGTCGTCGATCTAGGAGAATTTGATGAGGAACTTCTTAAAAAAATAACAACAGGTGCTTGTATAAGTGTTAATGGCGTGTTGACAGAGTCAATGGGTAAGGGACAAAATGCTGAAATTCAAGTGAAAGAAATTGAAGTTTTGGGTGTTTGTGATAGCTCTTTTCCTTTACAAAAGAAAGGCCACTCTTTGGAGTTCCTTCGTGAAATAGCTCACTTACGTCCTCGTACAAATACATTTGGAGCTGTTTTCCGCATTCGTCATAATATGGCATATGCTATTCATAAATATTTCCATGATCGTGGTTTCTTCTATTTCCACACTCCTTTGATAACAGGCTCTGACGCAGAAGGTGCTGGAGAAATGTTTCAAGTGACCACTTTAGATTTAAATAATGTTCCAAAGGATGAGAATGGAAAGATAAATTATAAGGAAGATTTCTTTGGTAAAGAAGCTAACCTAACTGTATCTGGTCAGTTGGAGGGAGAATTAGCAGCAACTGCATTAGGTGCTATCTATACATTTGGCCCAACTTTTAGAGCTGAAAACTCAAATACTCCTCGTCACTTAGCTGAGTTCTGGATGATAGAACCAGAAGTTGCCTTCAATGATAATAACGATAATATGAATCTTGCTGAAGATTTTATTAAATATTGCGTTCAATGGGCATTAGACAATTGTATGGATGATCTTAAGTTCCTAAATGAACACTTTGATAAAGGTCTTATTGAAAGGCTTCAAGGAGTTGTAAAAGTCGAATTTAAGCGTGCTACATATACTGAAGGTATTAAAGTACTAGAAGAAGCTGTGGCTAAGGGACACAAATTTGAATTCCCAGTTTATTGGGGTGCAGACTTAGCATCTGAGCATGAACGTTTTTTAGTGGAAGAACACTACAAACGTCCTGTTATTATGACAGACTATCCTAAAGAAATTAAAGCTTTCTACATGAAGCAGAATGAAGATGGTAAGACTGTTCGTGGTATGGATGTGTTGTTCCCTAAAATTGGAGAAATCATAGGAGGTTCAGAACGTGAAGTAGATTATGACACATTAATGCAAAGAGTGGAAGAAAATCATATTCCTCTTAAAGATATGTGGTGGTATCTAGATACTCGTAAATATGGTTCTTGTCCACATTCTGGATTTGGATTAGGTTTTGAACGTTTACTATTATTTGTTACAGGTATGTCAAATATTCGTGACGTAATACCTTTCCCAAGGACTCCAAATAATGCAGATTTTTAA
- a CDS encoding ribosomal protein L13 (COGs: COG0102 Ribosomal protein L13~InterPro IPR005823:IPR005822~KEGG: bth:BT_3875 50S ribosomal protein L13~PFAM: Ribosomal protein L13~SPTR: 50S ribosomal protein L13;~TIGRFAM: Ribosomal protein L13, bacterial-type~IMG reference gene:2504105833~PFAM: Ribosomal protein L13~TIGRFAM: ribosomal protein L13, bacterial type), with product MDTLSYKTISANKATVTKEWVIVDATDQVLGRLGSKVAKLLRGKYKPNFTPHVDCGDNVIIINADKVKMTGSKWDKRVYLSYTGYPGGQREITPAQLQAKPNGDEKLLRKVIKGMLPKNKLGAQLLGNLYVYTGSEHKHEAQSPKLIDINVLK from the coding sequence GTGGATACTTTAAGTTACAAGACCATTTCTGCAAACAAAGCAACCGTTACCAAAGAATGGGTAATAGTTGACGCTACTGATCAAGTTTTGGGGCGTTTAGGATCAAAAGTTGCTAAGCTATTAAGAGGTAAGTATAAACCAAATTTTACACCTCACGTAGACTGTGGCGATAACGTGATTATCATCAATGCAGACAAAGTAAAAATGACAGGTAGTAAGTGGGACAAAAGAGTTTATCTTTCATACACTGGTTATCCAGGTGGACAAAGAGAAATTACTCCAGCCCAATTACAAGCAAAACCTAATGGTGATGAGAAATTGCTTAGAAAAGTTATTAAGGGTATGCTTCCTAAAAATAAACTAGGAGCACAATTATTGGGTAATTTATATGTTTACACAGGTAGTGAACATAAACACGAAGCTCAAAGCCCTAAATTAATTGATATAAACGTACTTAAATAA
- a CDS encoding glycerophosphoryl diester phosphodiesterase (COGs: COG0584 Glycerophosphoryl diester phosphodiesterase~InterPro IPR004129~KEGG: phe:Phep_0005 glycerophosphoryl diester phosphodiesterase~PFAM: Glycerophosphoryl diester phosphodiesterase~SPTR: Putative uncharacterized protein;~IMG reference gene:2504105835~PFAM: Glycerophosphoryl diester phosphodiesterase family~TIGRFAM: type 1 secretion C-terminal target domain (VC_A0849 subclass)) produces MKYLLLGVASLFMISCTSQNETKQIDADSLISLESYTIPMNQQGATISKAVGIEGVPTLSQDTAQIFNINNKGEITLNEGIQLTTNSPFKYEIELTYGDKKKSFILVKDEFIKNGVIAHRGAWKHHEVSQNSIGSLKAAIALGCEAAEFDVWYSSDNEIILSHDPEIGGLKLEENIGADLKKVELLSGEFVPSLNDYLELIKTQNKTKVVLEIKVSQKGAERNRELTDAVVNAVHTAKAQAWVDYICFSFDNIKRVSELDKTAHTAYLETNKALEEIKEAKISGIDYHFSSFEKDSTLIDRCNQLGLTTNFWTVNEELIMQKLLNAGARFITTDEPELALSLVQK; encoded by the coding sequence ATGAAATATTTATTACTAGGAGTAGCCAGCTTATTTATGATTAGCTGTACTTCTCAAAATGAGACAAAACAAATTGATGCCGACTCTCTAATTAGTTTAGAAAGCTACACTATTCCTATGAATCAGCAAGGTGCTACAATATCAAAAGCAGTGGGAATTGAAGGTGTTCCTACTTTATCACAAGATACTGCTCAAATATTCAACATCAACAATAAAGGAGAGATCACTCTTAATGAAGGTATTCAACTTACTACAAACTCACCTTTTAAATATGAAATAGAATTAACATACGGAGATAAAAAGAAAAGCTTCATCCTCGTAAAAGATGAATTCATCAAAAATGGTGTTATAGCCCACCGTGGTGCATGGAAACATCATGAAGTCAGTCAGAACTCTATAGGAAGTCTTAAAGCTGCTATAGCTCTAGGTTGTGAAGCTGCAGAATTTGACGTATGGTATTCTTCAGACAATGAAATTATTCTTTCTCATGATCCTGAAATCGGAGGTTTAAAACTAGAAGAGAACATAGGTGCTGACTTAAAGAAAGTTGAATTATTGAGTGGAGAATTCGTTCCTTCCTTAAATGACTATCTTGAACTCATCAAAACTCAAAACAAGACAAAGGTGGTTTTGGAAATTAAAGTTTCTCAAAAAGGAGCTGAAAGAAATAGAGAACTTACTGATGCTGTAGTAAATGCCGTACACACAGCTAAAGCACAAGCTTGGGTTGATTATATCTGCTTCAGCTTTGATAACATAAAAAGAGTTTCTGAGCTAGATAAAACAGCTCATACAGCATACTTAGAAACAAATAAAGCTCTTGAAGAAATTAAAGAGGCTAAAATATCAGGTATTGATTATCATTTTAGCTCATTCGAAAAAGACTCAACTCTAATTGATCGCTGCAATCAACTAGGTTTAACCACCAATTTCTGGACAGTTAATGAAGAACTAATCATGCAAAAACTATTAAATGCAGGAGCCAGATTCATAACTACTGACGAACCTGAACTTGCACTAAGTTTAGTGCAGAAATAG
- a CDS encoding ribosomal protein S9 (COGs: COG0103 Ribosomal protein S9~InterPro IPR000754~KEGG: bfs:BF3786 30S ribosomal protein S9~PFAM: Ribosomal protein S9~SPTR: 30S ribosomal protein S9;~IMG reference gene:2504105832~PFAM: Ribosomal protein S9/S16) produces MEVVNALGRRKRAIARIFVSEGTGKITINKRDLVNYFPSGILQYVVKQPLETLGVSDKYDIKVNLNGGGFTGQSQALRLAIARALIKINAEDKAVLRKEGFVTRDPRSVERKKPGQPKARKRFQFSKR; encoded by the coding sequence ATGGAAGTAGTAAACGCATTAGGCAGACGTAAACGAGCAATAGCTCGCATATTCGTAAGCGAAGGTACTGGTAAGATTACTATTAATAAGAGAGATCTTGTTAATTATTTCCCATCAGGTATTCTTCAATATGTTGTAAAACAACCACTAGAAACATTAGGTGTTTCTGATAAATACGATATTAAAGTTAATTTAAATGGTGGTGGTTTCACTGGTCAATCTCAAGCGCTTCGTTTAGCAATAGCTCGTGCATTGATTAAAATTAACGCAGAAGACAAAGCTGTTCTTCGTAAAGAAGGTTTTGTTACTCGTGACCCTCGTTCAGTTGAACGTAAAAAACCAGGTCAACCAAAAGCTCGTAAGAGATTCCAGTTCAGTAAACGTTAA
- a CDS encoding ribosomal protein S2 (COGs: COG0052 Ribosomal protein S2~InterPro IPR005706:IPR001865~KEGG: bth:BT_3877 30S ribosomal protein S2~PFAM: Ribosomal protein S2~SPTR: Putative uncharacterized protein;~TIGRFAM: Ribosomal protein S2, bacteria/mitochondria/plastid~IMG reference gene:2504105831~PFAM: Ribosomal protein S2~TIGRFAM: ribosomal protein S2, bacterial type), which translates to MSRTNFEELLEAGSHFGHLRRKWNPAMAPYIFMERNGIHIIDLHKTVAKIDEAAEALKELAKAGKKVLFVATKKQAKEIVAEKADSVNMPYVIERWPGGMLTNFPTIRKAVKKMATIDRLTKDGTYDNLSKREVLQISRQRAKLEKNLGSIADLTRLPSALFVVDVMKEDIAIREANRLGIPVFAIVDTNSNPKNVDYIIPANDDATKSIELIIGKCCEAIKEGLEERKAEKIDMEAAGEAPAAKGKRKATRARLDKAEQEALNASKAAAYLSEDEEEA; encoded by the coding sequence ATGTCAAGAACAAATTTCGAAGAATTATTAGAAGCTGGTTCACACTTCGGACACCTAAGAAGAAAGTGGAATCCTGCAATGGCTCCTTATATTTTCATGGAGCGTAATGGTATTCATATCATTGATCTTCATAAAACAGTTGCTAAAATAGATGAAGCTGCTGAAGCTTTAAAAGAATTAGCAAAAGCTGGTAAGAAAGTACTCTTTGTTGCTACTAAGAAACAGGCAAAAGAAATCGTTGCTGAAAAAGCTGACTCGGTTAATATGCCTTATGTAATCGAACGCTGGCCAGGTGGTATGCTTACTAACTTCCCTACTATCCGTAAGGCAGTAAAGAAAATGGCTACTATCGACCGTCTAACTAAAGATGGTACTTATGATAATCTTTCAAAAAGAGAAGTTTTACAAATCTCTCGTCAACGCGCAAAATTAGAAAAGAACTTAGGTTCTATTGCAGACCTAACTCGTCTTCCTTCTGCTTTGTTTGTAGTTGATGTAATGAAAGAAGACATTGCAATTCGTGAAGCTAATCGCTTAGGCATACCTGTGTTTGCTATCGTTGATACAAACTCAAACCCTAAAAATGTGGATTATATTATCCCAGCTAACGATGACGCTACTAAATCAATCGAATTAATCATCGGCAAATGCTGTGAAGCAATCAAAGAAGGTCTTGAAGAAAGAAAGGCTGAAAAGATTGACATGGAAGCAGCTGGTGAAGCTCCTGCAGCTAAAGGAAAAAGAAAAGCTACTAGAGCTCGTTTAGATAAAGCTGAACAAGAGGCATTAAATGCAAGTAAAGCAGCTGCATATTTAAGCGAAGACGAAGAAGAAGCTTAA
- a CDS encoding Elongation factor Ts (COGs: COG0264 Translation elongation factor Ts~HAMAP: Translation elongation factor EFTs/EF1B~InterPro IPR001816:IPR000449:IPR014039~KEGG: pgn:PGN_1587 elongation factor Ts~PFAM: Translation elongation factor EFTs/EF1B, dimerisation; Ubiquitin-associated/translation elongation factor EF1B, N-terminal~SPTR: Elongation factor Ts;~TIGRFAM: Translation elongation factor EFTs/EF1B~IMG reference gene:2504105830~PFAM: Elongation factor TS; UBA/TS-N domain~TIGRFAM: translation elongation factor Ts): protein MAVTMADISHLRKMTGAGMMDCKNALTEANGDFDKAMEIIRKKGQAVAAKRSDRDASEGCVLAKSTGKYAAIIALKCETDFVAKNEDFIKLTEEILDLTMAEKAADLDAANSLPFGDSTVKQAVVDRSGITGEKMELDGYGFVEGAKTAVYIHPGNKLATIVAFNQETTDEVAHEVAMQIAAMNPISVDAASVPADVLAREKEIAADKARQEGKPENLIERIAEGRIHKFYKEVCLLEQEYVKDPSLTIAKFLDKASKGLTVTGFKRVTLNED, encoded by the coding sequence ATGGCTGTTACAATGGCAGATATATCGCATCTACGCAAAATGACAGGTGCGGGAATGATGGATTGCAAAAATGCTCTAACTGAAGCAAATGGTGACTTTGACAAGGCTATGGAAATTATCCGTAAAAAAGGTCAAGCAGTTGCTGCTAAACGTTCTGATCGTGATGCTTCTGAAGGTTGCGTATTAGCTAAATCTACTGGTAAATATGCGGCTATTATTGCCCTAAAATGTGAAACAGACTTCGTTGCTAAAAATGAAGATTTCATTAAATTAACTGAAGAAATTTTAGATCTTACTATGGCTGAAAAAGCTGCTGATCTAGATGCTGCTAACAGCTTACCATTTGGTGATTCAACAGTGAAACAAGCAGTTGTTGATCGCAGTGGTATTACTGGTGAAAAAATGGAACTTGATGGTTATGGCTTCGTTGAAGGTGCAAAAACAGCTGTTTACATCCACCCAGGAAACAAACTTGCTACTATCGTAGCTTTCAATCAAGAAACAACTGATGAGGTAGCTCATGAAGTAGCTATGCAAATTGCTGCAATGAACCCTATTTCTGTTGATGCTGCTAGTGTTCCTGCTGATGTTCTTGCTCGCGAAAAAGAAATCGCTGCTGATAAAGCTCGTCAAGAAGGCAAACCAGAGAATCTTATTGAACGTATTGCTGAAGGTCGTATTCATAAATTCTACAAAGAAGTTTGTCTTCTTGAACAAGAATATGTGAAAGATCCTAGCTTGACAATTGCTAAGTTCTTAGATAAAGCAAGTAAAGGGCTTACAGTTACAGGATTCAAACGTGTAACTTTGAATGAAGACTAA
- a CDS encoding translation initiation factor SUI1 (COGs: COG0023 Translation initiation factor 1 (eIF-1/SUI1) and related protein~InterPro IPR001950~KEGG: bfr:BF4009 putative translation initiation factor SUI1~PFAM: Translation initiation factor SUI1~SPTR: Putative uncharacterized protein;~IMG reference gene:2504105829~PFAM: Translation initiation factor SUI1~TIGRFAM: translation initation factor SUI1, putative, prokaryotic), whose translation MKNNDWKQRLNIVYSTNQDFQYEENEEESTDTIPPQQQKLRVQLDRKNRGGKTVTLITGFIGNETDLKGLEKALKSKCGVGGSSKNNEIIIQGDFKDRIVSLLKELGYSQTKPKG comes from the coding sequence ATGAAAAATAACGACTGGAAACAACGTCTAAATATTGTTTATTCCACCAATCAAGATTTCCAATATGAAGAAAATGAGGAAGAATCAACAGATACAATTCCACCGCAACAGCAAAAGTTAAGAGTTCAGTTGGATAGAAAGAATAGGGGTGGCAAAACGGTAACTCTAATCACTGGATTTATAGGAAATGAAACCGACTTAAAAGGATTAGAAAAAGCTCTTAAAAGTAAATGCGGTGTAGGAGGATCAAGTAAGAACAATGAGATTATTATACAAGGGGACTTTAAAGACCGTATAGTTTCACTCTTAAAAGAACTAGGTTATTCACAAACTAAACCAAAAGGGTAG